In Lolium perenne isolate Kyuss_39 chromosome 5, Kyuss_2.0, whole genome shotgun sequence, the sequence TAGCACCAGATTCGGCCTTTTTGTAGCTAGTAGTACTGCAAGAGGCAGAGTCATTATCAACACAACTCACAGGCACACTTGTTTCTTCAGCAGCTACATCCACGTTATGCCCATCGTTATGCTGGGCAGAGTCATGCGGTTGCTCACTGGTAGATGTAGATTCCACTTCTGAGCTGCTCAAATCCCTACACTCCTGGTGGTTTGTTTTACTGTCTGGCTGCTCGGTAGTGTTAATGGTAAACACTTCACCTTTTTCCAGCGAAGTAGTATTTTCCATGTTTGGAGAATTACCATCAGCTGTGTTCTCAGCATCGATCAAAGGAGGATTTGTACACACCCCTTCGTTACAGCACATGTCAGCATTTACATTGTTAGAGCAACCATCAGTTGCCGTGATCTCATCGATGTCCTCCTTTTTCCTGCAGCTCACAGTGACTTTATCATCATCTTGTTTTTCATCGCCATTTGCCATCATCTCCTCACTTTCCTCTCTGTCACTAGCTGCCGTCTCCTCATTCTCTTTTAATTCATTGGTGTTTGGGTCTACAATAGCTATTGAACAGTGCTCGCAATGCCATGATTCAGATAGCAGCTCCGGTTCAGTATACAAAGCCAAGCAGCCCTCGACTGATATGGGAGCATtactatcatccacttcatcatcagcACTATTGCTACTCCAAGCCATCACATCAATATCTCCAGTTGTACCAGTTTCTTTGTTAGCATCAGAAGTTACTTCAGGCTCACCAAACATATCACCAAGACCAAAACAGccatcttcgtctccatctccaccATATAAAGAATGTGCATAATTTTCTGCTACTGGAGAAACGGCTGGAAGGGGACCAATAAAGTTTGGATTTTGTGAGCTTTCCTCAGTTGCTTCCATTCCTTCAGCAATGGTACCAACTTCTTTGTATGGAAGCAAGATAACAGGCTGTAAACAAGCTGCATTGTCAACAATGTCCTCACCTGAGTGCTCAGAACTCAAGGCCTGCTCTTTGGGCAAGGCATCATCTCGACTGTGAAGTGAACCATGTATGGCATCTGTGCTTTCCCAGATCTCTCCTGCTTCAGTAGAGCATGCAGAATCAAGAATCTCAGAGTATGTTTCATCTCCATCAGCAAGATAATCCAACCAGGATATGGCATCCTCCACAGGTGAAGCGGTCTTCAGTTCATGGTTGGGAACAGAAGCACATGATTCAGTGCAGGCAGAGGGATCCGGCTCTTTCTCGCTGACAACCTGTCCCAATTCCGAAACTGGAATCTGGGAATCAGTGCATTCAGCAACTGTTTGGACTTTTTCTTTGTTACTCTCCACTATTGTTGGAAATACTCGAGTAATAGGCTTCGCATATCTGCGATTTTTGTTCCTATCTCGTATGGACTGGTTGGTCTTCTTGGCtagtggtgatgaaactctcttgGGTGGAGTCTTCCTTGATGGAACTGGTAGGGAGAGATCAAGGAATTGGTCATGTTTAACAGATCCGTGTGTGCATTCTGTGCTGGACACAGTACTGGACAGCTGACCACCAAAGATGGACTCAACAATCGTAGGAACCCCTGCACTGGAAGCATCCTCCGCCAGCTTCCGCGCTTCAGTTTCCTCCGTGCctaaaccatcaagaaaacagcgGAGTAACTCATGGCTGTCCTGCATCTGGTAGCCTTTGAACTGAGGGTATTTTGAGCTGATACTTGAGAAGAGGCTCTTTGGGCTGAGTGCACCTCCCGCATCATTTGAAGCACTCGTTTCTACAAACAGCTTCTTCAGCGACATAGTAATGGCGCCTGTTGCAACATCTGGCCCTAACATCTTGCTGCGGAACATATCAAGCGCTAGGAGGCTCTGCAGCACTGAATTGAAGAAGCAAGTATTTCCAAGATTTGGCAGCCCTTTAATCACAGTACCATGGCTATTTGCCAGAACCAACGCACTGCTACCGACGGCACCAATACTCTTCTTGTCAGGGACTGCCGCTGGTGCTGCTACAAATGTCTGCACCGTAGGCATCTCGATAGGCACCTGGTTTTGGCATAACACGCAGTAGACGATAGTCGGCTGGTCATACCGCGCAGCCCACCAATGCCGGTCCTGCTTGGCGTGCCTTCTGGCATGGCCATACGGCATGGTGGTATCTGGCATCTCACCGCCACAGAAATGCCGGCCGCAGTCCAGGCAGACCCACATATTGCTCTTCTCAGCCTTGGCTTTGGCAGCAGCGCCTTTCGGGCCGCCTCCACCTCCCTTCTTCTTCTGCTGCTGCTTGCCCCCGCCTTTCTTGCGCGGGCCTTCGTCCCGGCAATGCTCGCACGACACGAGATGCTTGGAAGTGATGATCTCCCGGAGGAGCTTGTCCACGTAGGGACCGTCGCGGCCGCAGTGGCCGCAATGCTCCCTGCCGGCCACGGCCACTTCCTCCGTCGGATTGCCTGCGTCCTGGGACGCCTCCACCTCGTCGCCGGATCCAGCATCAGCCAGCGTGTCCCGCTGCTGCGCTTTCTTTGACTTGGCCTTCACCTTCTTCCCCATCCCTCCTGAAACACAAGAAATCCGGCATGAGAGCGAGCACGCGGATCCAATCGAACCCTAAGGACGAGACCAGTCAGTAGCTACACGGCCACCAGCGGCGGATCTAGTAGGAAAATTTCTCGAGGTCCAGCAAGTAATCTTTGGATTATGCTCATACCTTAGAAACCAACGCCTGAAGCTGCGGACGGGGTCGATGCAGCAGGGACGCGACGAGGTAGAACGtgaacggcgacggcgacggcggcagcgAAGCGCGTGAGAGGCGGGCGCGTGCTGCTGGGAGCTGAGGCGAGGGAGTCGGCAGCGGAGCT encodes:
- the LOC127302283 gene encoding ubiquitin carboxyl-terminal hydrolase 2, coding for MGKKVKAKSKKAQQRDTLADAGSGDEVEASQDAGNPTEEVAVAGREHCGHCGRDGPYVDKLLREIITSKHLVSCEHCRDEGPRKKGGGKQQQKKKGGGGGPKGAAAKAKAEKSNMWVCLDCGRHFCGGEMPDTTMPYGHARRHAKQDRHWWAARYDQPTIVYCVLCQNQVPIEMPTVQTFVAAPAAVPDKKSIGAVGSSALVLANSHGTVIKGLPNLGNTCFFNSVLQSLLALDMFRSKMLGPDVATGAITMSLKKLFVETSASNDAGGALSPKSLFSSISSKYPQFKGYQMQDSHELLRCFLDGLGTEETEARKLAEDASSAGVPTIVESIFGGQLSSTVSSTECTHGSVKHDQFLDLSLPVPSRKTPPKRVSSPLAKKTNQSIRDRNKNRRYAKPITRVFPTIVESNKEKVQTVAECTDSQIPVSELGQVVSEKEPDPSACTESCASVPNHELKTASPVEDAISWLDYLADGDETYSEILDSACSTEAGEIWESTDAIHGSLHSRDDALPKEQALSSEHSGEDIVDNAACLQPVILLPYKEVGTIAEGMEATEESSQNPNFIGPLPAVSPVAENYAHSLYGGDGDEDGCFGLGDMFGEPEVTSDANKETGTTGDIDVMAWSSNSADDEVDDSNAPISVEGCLALYTEPELLSESWHCEHCSIAIVDPNTNELKENEETAASDREESEEMMANGDEKQDDDKVTVSCRKKEDIDEITATDGCSNNVNADMCCNEGVCTNPPLIDAENTADGNSPNMENTTSLEKGEVFTINTTEQPDSKTNHQECRDLSSSEVESTSTSEQPHDSAQHNDGHNVDVAAEETSVPVSCVDNDSASCSTTSYKKAESGANAEEGVTSSLPSETQSILPSDEDNEDGFTRNIGRRKKMKMLGKANKGKDNQNKQKEDKTKGIKMVGKANKGKDNQNKQKEDKTKVFRAAMRRILISKAPPVLTITLNRFSHDSHGRFRKLKGHVCFKETLDIRPFMDPRSKENDSTTYRLVAVVEHMGTMTGGHYVAYVRSGKIGGRQQQSHSSKSWFYASDSHVRETSLQEVLNCEAYILFYERVAEQDNMSGLMNQ